The Prunus dulcis chromosome 3, ALMONDv2, whole genome shotgun sequence genome segment TACTCGATCTCTATTCTACCTCAAGATTCATATACGATTCAAATAGGAAAAGAAGGCAGTTTTCATATGGCTCATGAAAATTAATAGTAAGAAGAACAATAATATAGTAAcacttcatatttttcttatgCTCAAAAGCACTATATATTCTAGAATGATGACCTTAACACTTTCAAAGGAGCAACAGTTTGATTTGCCAGAAAAACAGGAGCAACAGTTAAGGAAACAAAATAACCTGTACTTGATAAGAGGAGTATATGTTAAAACATTCAATGGACAAAAATATCCTTATTAAACTACATCCTTCCCTTGATACTCCATTTTTTAATGCATGCATCCATGCAAACACACATATATTCATATAATGTATCCAAACCATCTCTCTTGTGTTATTCATTTCAGATATTATTAGTTAAAGCTTACTTCCAATTCTAAATACTTGagcataaatatatatatatatatataattacaaTTCTAAAAAGGTTCTGTTAATTATGTGATCATTCAAATAACTTTGCATGCtacaacaattttaaaaatctgcTATTTCCTCAATGaatactttctttctttaacaagacacaaattttattaagaaaaaaccGAAGGCACATAGAAAAATGGCCGAGAAGTCCATTACCTAAAACAACAGCCATCACGTCAAAACCCAGGAAGAACTCAACAGAAAACTGCCCCCGATCCAGAATATATACGCTTAAAGGAATTTTCTTGGAATATTTTGACACAATGCCCAAAAAGAAGCAAGTAGTCCAATTCTATCCTAAATTGCTCCCCTTTCCTCCTTATCTTTGACACTCGACAACAAAGtcaaacatttttttaatgagatcgccaataaaatcaaattaattcaCCAACGTTGATATAAAACTCACCTCATAATCTCATCTAATActaaattttacaatttaaaggAATAATATTTACTTAAGTATTTCCTTACTATATTACACTCTGATTCATGGTATAGTGCATGCATCAATATGTAATCTGTAATAATAAGTATCATTTTagtcacagagagagagagagagagagagagagagagagagagagagatggcgAGGAGAAGTAgaatacataaaaaaacatatttggAAACTTACCTTGGTGTAATACCTGCAGCCATCAGGGCCCTCAGTGACCAGCAGTAATTTAAGATTTTGATGGTACAATTTGCGAACAACATTTTCGTCATAAGGATCTTCTCCTTCCGTTAGAAAAGAAATCTCCTCTTCACTtatctgaaaaataaataattgatatATCAGCGGATGTGGTACCATTTACTTTAATCAATTTTCATATTACCCTTTTCAGAAAAGGGACAAGAAAGATCAAATATGAACCAACAGGTGCATAATCTACATATTTAAAGGTTTGCTTACCTTGATAACATCAGCAGTCTCCCATATGCTCAAAATTCCTTCTCTGGCACTCTTTGCAGAAGGCCACAATGGAAGCCTGAGGTTAGGATCATAGGACAAAACTACACCAGCGTCCTTTGCAGCTTTAGCTGCTGCAATATGAGCAGACTTGCATGGTTCCGTGATAAGACTTATAGAACCATAATGTAAAATTTTTGCCTGACACAGGATGGTTAAGACATACCTTGAGCGTTActataaagaaaaagtcaaacaaaaatcaattGTGAAAACTCAGCGAAACTAGAGTATGTACGGAGATATAAGACAGGCATGCAGCGTAATATCCAAGAATAAGAAGAGCCCAACATGGTGACCTAAATGAGAAAAAACACCAATACTGGTGTTGCAGCCATCATGATGTCTGAGATGCATACAATTCAGTGGTTCTGTATTCTGGAATAAATAGTTCAAAATTTAAGTATCCTTTTGACATGAGGTGTACTAtgtttaattgaaatttggtTTAGGTGTACCAGAAGGATTCTTTAATCAGATGATGTACCATGCAAGATACTGGGCTCTAGACATTTCCTTCATAAGATGCATTTAGCTTTGCCTAGTTTTGACTCTTTTACAACTATAATCATCACTGATGTTTAATTACCAATAATAGCAATTCTTTCATACCttcctaattaaatcaaaatcaaGTTCAGCTTCTTGAAGCAACATATCAGCACTAGGATTACGATAAAACATGAACTCACGTTCCCCATCACTCCTCAATGTAACAAATGCTAAAGCAGTTCGTGCACCAGGATCAAAACGCATCCCTTCACTGTTCACATTATTTTCCTTTAGTATATCAGCAAGCATGTACCCAAATTCATCTTCCCCAACCTGCAGGCATTGCatattaatattcaaaatctGAAAGGATAAGGTtagcttttttgttttcttagcCCATGAATTCAACATTTATGCAGTAAAGAGCTAAACAACACAAGAGATatggttttcaatttgtttagTCTTGTTAATGCATTAGAAGCAGAACTAGAGAAAgagttttctctgtttttttttttttaatgcataagaagaagaagaagaactcACTGTATAAATGTTGTGACAACATGTTGTGGGAACCAAATTAAACCtgaaccctaggtcaaataattaggccaatcaatttgggaattatttgacctaattaggagttacctaacctaattgggagttacctaacctaattgggaattacctaatcaaattggggATTACTTGATCCTCGCCTTAATTAGGGATTCAGTTAAATCCCTAATCCCTAAATACACCAACCCCACCGActacaccaacctcaccaactacaccaaccacaccaacctcaccaactacaccaaccccaccaacctctCCAAGGCCACTATAAATACTTCGTCACGCACAAGGATGAGGTACGTCAGAACTACTACTAAAACCTCTGTAGAGACCTTCCCTCACAGACCCTAGCtacctcctctctctctctctctctctcttttacataaggcttCGGCCGCCCagtttatattataaacatatcTCCGTACCctattagctattgttttctataccattcaattgaactaatttaggcatcggagggcctttggccaacaccccccgggtgtggtcctcttatttgttctattttgcagggagaaagaggcggcgaagaagaaaggggaatctttccaatcgaatattctcgtgggaaaatttgctcccacacaTGTAATATTACAGATAAGAGACACAATAGCAAATTAAGTTGAAAATGCCCTAGTAAACACAAATGTGTGGTCAACTATGATATATATTATACGCATATAAGGTGACAAGGAAAAGGACTTTGGTTTGACCTTTAGAAGGATAAACACTAAAACTAAAATGTGAGGCGGGAGGAAAAAGGGATTACCTGAAGTCAAAGTGGCCAAATTATTAGTTAAAGACTCAAAACATTTGATAACAAGGGCTGCCTTCATCTAATTAAATcagaacaagaagaatatgGACACATATGTTCAAAATGATACCTTCCCTATAAAAGCTGATGAGCCACCAAGACGAGCTATGCCAACTGCAACATTAGCAGGGGCTCCTCCAGCAGCTTTTTTAAATGCAGGTGCTTCAGCCAATGAAAGTCCACTAGTGGTTGGGACAAAATCAATAAGCATTTCcccaaaacaaaccacaagGGAGGATTCCTTTGAGTCTAGTAGTGCATCTCCTGCAAATGCTTTtcctaaaataaataacagtCAGACAATGAAAGGCTCAGTTTTTAACAGAAGAAAACTTTGATACGAAGTAAGCAAATGACCAAAAGCTGTATGATGTCACTCATGATTCAAGTCATATGCAAAGTTCACTCATTGTATACATGTACTGCAAAATAAGAAAGCACAAGCTTAGTGCCCTGACTGCAGCCACCCAAACACAAATTGTAAAATCTAGGATTATAGTTTGGCAAATTTCATGGTGTGTACATGTGATAAATGGTGACATCCAAATGGAGTGTCAAGTGCAACAAAGACCTCTAGGAACAGGGACAGATAGATACGTAATGAGCATCAATATTACAGCTAGAGTTAAGACAAACTCAAGACAGTTGAGGGGGAATCAAGACAATTAAGACCAGATCAAGACATCCCCCAAACTTTAGAGTACTTCCAGCTTTTAGTTATGGTCAAACACTGAACTAGAATAAGTTCTTGACCCTCAAACATAGAGTTAGGATGTGTCTAGGATAGTCCAAACATATTGTAGGATATGTCTACGATCCttagaaataacaaaaacgAGAGTAGACATCaagctgaaaaaataaatcaaaacagaCAAAATCATGACCGAAATTGACATCTGGGGTGAACAAACAAAAGCTCTCTTGGTAGACTAAGGCATTGACTGGCCAGAAGCCATGCTCTAGGTACACTGAAAGGTTTATTAAGGGGACCAGATACTCCTGGTCAATCAAAGATTTGAGTAATCGACCAAGACAACCTCAGTCTCCGAAGGTTTCTTAGGTGTACAAGAGGTTTCTTAGGTATACAAGGGGTTTCACCGGTAACTGATTCCAGTCAAACAACACATTAAAAACTCAAATCTCAAATGCTTTTTACATGTTGCCCATGAGCTGTTGGTTCTTTTGCTCTTAAGAGAGCTATTGTCTAGGTTGAGAACCAGCGCCTAATGGCTCTACTGATGGCAAGGGAGTGATGCTCCTCACCACTCCCTTGCCCTTGAAATATCAGAGTACTAATTTGAGGATTTGGTTACTCAGTGGATTTCCCACCTCTCCAGTGGAGGAGCTCGTTGTCAACATTGAGGTaagttcttcttttctttgttgttgcTTTCTTTGGTCCTTGGTTCCTAATATCGTCGTTATTTGTGGATACAAGACACATATAGGCAGGCCAACACACACAATCTTCCCACTTCACTCTAGATATATATGTTTCCCTCATATACTACTACTTTAGTTCATCACAACACTGCATGGGATTTGGGGTTCAAGTTACTAAAAGCATTCATAATTACCAGTGAAATGATACTGTTACATTTACACATGTATGTAATTACAAAtggctttttccaaattacacGAGGGGTAAGGTAATGCTTCAAGATTAAACAGCAGACCCTCTCCTTCATTCCTCATATTTTTCCCCATAatatcttcaaaatttaataTCTAAGCTCCAAAAATGAGATTGTACTTGCTGAAACTAGCAGTACACAAGGACATTAGAATTATGGTCCTCCAGCATAGCTTTCTAAATTATAATTCTTGGTTTGCCTAGATTGCTTTAATACTGACCGAATCCATTTTCCTTAATCCCAGCATATATTGCTTTCTACTTTGGAGCTTTCCAATATCCTTCTTTCTTGTTTGCTTTCCTACAGAGATCACAAGGGATATGGTAGGCATAGTGGCATTGCTTGCTAAAATCTTCTACATAAGCAAATACTATATACTCAAAACTCTATATTGGATGACCTTCCAGTTTCAGTTATTCCTAGTTTCTTTACAATTTGCATTATGCTTCACTGGTTAAACAGCCCCAAACTTCTCTAGCAGTTTTCACTTCGAACTTCCCAAGACAAGATTAAAGAATTGGACAGTTATACAGTTAAAGAACCAAATCATATCACATACGTAGTAAACAAGAACCAATCAGAACAATCGTTGATTCATTTCTGGTCTCTTTGTCCTCTCTTAGTTGAAATATCGTCCTCAATTCCACAATGTAGTTGTGACATTCTTGATATAAATACCCAAATGAAAATTCGATAAAAATAGCAACCGGCAACAAGTGTAAATAATTCTCC includes the following:
- the LOC117620694 gene encoding probable fructokinase-6, chloroplastic isoform X1 yields the protein MALHSTAFCFSGVVSLPRNSVCFSQRTVRASAFSCPPLSSISRSNVQGKAFAGDALLDSKESSLVVCFGEMLIDFVPTTSGLSLAEAPAFKKAAGGAPANVAVGIARLGGSSAFIGKVGEDEFGYMLADILKENNVNSEGMRFDPGARTALAFVTLRSDGEREFMFYRNPSADMLLQEAELDFDLIRKAKILHYGSISLITEPCKSAHIAAAKAAKDAGVVLSYDPNLRLPLWPSAKSAREGILSIWETADVIKISEEEISFLTEGEDPYDENVVRKLYHQNLKLLLVTEGPDGCRYYTKEFSGRVKGMKVDAVDTTGAGDAFVAGILSQLAVDLSLLQEEGKLRDALLFANACGALTVTERGAIPALPTREAVLNVMLKSVA
- the LOC117620694 gene encoding probable fructokinase-6, chloroplastic isoform X2, with translation MALHSTAFCFSGVVSLPRNSVCFSQRTVRASAFSCPPLSSISRSNVQGKAFAGDALLDSKESSLVVCFGEMLIDFVPTTSGLSLAEAPAFKKAAGGAPANVAVGIARLGGSSAFIGKVGEDEFGYMLADILKENNVNSEGMRFDPGARTALAFVTLRSDGEREFMFYRNPSADMLLQEAELDFDLIRKAKILHYGSISLITEPCKSAHIAAAKAAKDAGVVLSYDPNLRLPLWPSAKSAREGILSIWETADVIKISEEEISFLTEGEDPYDENVVRKLYHQNLKLLLVTEGPDGCRYYTKEFSGRVKGMKVDAVDTTGAGDAFVAGILSQLAVDLSLLQKVAMYLDSTCRKRVN